DNA from Arthrobacter sp. PvP023:
ACAACGCCAGCGGCTGCAAACCCCTTGCCGGGGCCGCCGTCTACGCCTGGCACTGCGACCGGGACGGCAAATACTCGATGTACGACGCCGGACTTGAAAATGAGAACTTCCTTCGCGGTGTCCAGGAAGCGGATGCCAACGGGCAGGTCTCTTTCACCACCATCTACCCCGGTGCCTACAACGGCCGCTGGCCGCACATCCACTTCGAAGTCTTCGAGTCCATGAGCAATGCCACGGCTGCCGGCCAGGTGCTGGCGGTCTCCCAGATCGCCATGACGGAGGCAGCATGCAACGAGGTTTACGCAACGGCAGGATATGAGTCCAGTGCCCGGAATTTTCCGAACACCACGCTTACCTCGGACAACGTGTTTGGCGACGATGGCGGAATCCACCAGTTGGCCACCATGTCCGGTTCAGTGGCCGCCGGCTACTCGGCAGGACTCAACGTCACGGTCTAGGACAAGGCCTCAGGCGCGGGCCGCCGGGTCCCGGCTAGACTCGGAGCCATGCCTTCCCACGCCACTGCCGCAGACCACATCCAGGACCTCGGCGCGTACGTCAGCGCCTCGCCGTCGAGCTTT
Protein-coding regions in this window:
- a CDS encoding intradiol ring-cleavage dioxygenase, giving the protein MTTSPQPSREPHPDHDRGLEFDLSTLMSRRSLGLFFGAGTAAAALAACTPGGGSASGTASTTAAASSSATTTPTPSASASATPSASPTLTRAIAECGVEIPQETAGPYPGDGSNGPNVLEASGVVRQDITASFGTSTTKAEGIPLTVTLTLLDNASGCKPLAGAAVYAWHCDRDGKYSMYDAGLENENFLRGVQEADANGQVSFTTIYPGAYNGRWPHIHFEVFESMSNATAAGQVLAVSQIAMTEAACNEVYATAGYESSARNFPNTTLTSDNVFGDDGGIHQLATMSGSVAAGYSAGLNVTV